Proteins from a single region of Acidobacteriota bacterium:
- a CDS encoding YicC family protein, which yields MMKSMTGFASVTREEPGASIGVTVRSVNHRYLDVQLRLPQSLSAIESRIRGVVQQRVARGRVEVAISIQLRQPPKLEIELNEAFAIALAAAMTRARAVGLIEGALQPGDIMRFPQALTVREQAAELDAAAAAAIEAGILGAVEQALQELDVMRSREGALLQQDLDARRTSVAAQMQRVAELAQAGEHTLSDRLGARIAELTAELAVDRGAIAQEIVRFVSRSDISEELVRFRAHVTQWTSLSDGPEPCGRKLDFLLQEMNREVNTTGSKADGEGISERIIAIKAELEKMREQVQNVE from the coding sequence ATGATGAAGAGCATGACCGGCTTCGCGAGCGTCACACGAGAGGAACCGGGCGCGAGCATCGGCGTGACCGTGCGGAGCGTGAATCACCGGTACCTGGATGTGCAGCTGCGGCTGCCTCAGTCCTTGAGTGCGATCGAATCCAGGATTCGTGGCGTGGTCCAGCAGCGCGTGGCACGGGGGCGCGTCGAAGTCGCGATCTCGATCCAGCTCAGACAGCCGCCGAAGCTCGAGATCGAGCTGAACGAGGCGTTCGCAATCGCGCTGGCGGCGGCAATGACGCGAGCCAGGGCCGTCGGACTGATCGAAGGGGCGCTGCAGCCCGGCGACATCATGCGATTTCCCCAGGCGTTGACGGTTCGCGAACAGGCGGCAGAACTGGACGCCGCTGCAGCGGCCGCGATCGAGGCCGGCATCCTCGGCGCGGTCGAGCAGGCGCTGCAGGAACTGGACGTGATGCGCAGTCGCGAAGGGGCGCTGCTCCAACAGGACCTGGACGCGCGCAGAACGTCGGTTGCGGCCCAGATGCAACGCGTGGCAGAGCTGGCGCAGGCCGGAGAGCACACCTTGAGCGACCGGCTGGGTGCGCGGATCGCCGAATTGACGGCGGAACTCGCGGTCGACCGTGGCGCCATCGCTCAGGAGATCGTGCGCTTCGTCTCGCGCTCCGACATCAGCGAGGAGTTGGTGCGTTTCCGCGCGCACGTGACGCAGTGGACCTCGCTTTCGGATGGTCCGGAGCCGTGCGGCCGCAAGCTGGACTTCCTGTTGCAGGAGATGAATCGCGAAGTCAATACGACCGGTTCGAAAGCCGATGGGGAAGGGATTTCGGAGCGGATTATCGCGATCAAGGCGGAACTCGAGAAGATGCGGGAACAGGTGCAGAATG